The window CCGGCTACGGCGCCGTCGAGGTGCTGCACGGCCTGGATCTCGTCATCCCGTCCGGCAAGGTCACCGCACTGCTCGGCGTCAACGGTGCCGGCAAGAGTACGACGCTGCGTGTCCTCGCCGGACTGGTCTCTCTGCGCAGCGGCACGCTCACCTGGCGCGACCAGGTCATCACCAGGATGTCCACGGTCGACCGGGCACGACGCGGCCTCCTGCTGGTACCGGACGAGCGGGCCGTGTTCGCGAGCCTCTCGGTACGCGACAACCTGCTCGTCGTCGCCGAGGCCACCGGGCACCCGGACATCACGCCGGCGCTGGAGGCGTTCCCGAAGCTGCGTGACCGGCTGCCCCAGCGGGCCGGCTCGATGTCGGGCGGCGAGCGACGCATGCTCGCGCTCGCCCGCGCCCTGCTCGCCCGCCCGAGCGTGCTGATGGTCGACGAGCTCTCGCTGGGCCTGTCGCCGAAGGTGGCCGCCGAGCTGTTCGAGTGGCTCGCGACCGTCGCCGCGACCGGCACGACGGTCATCCTGGCCGACCAGTACACCGACGCGGCGCTCGGCATGGCCGACCTCGCCTACGTCCTGCACCGTGGCGAGCGCTCCTTCGTCGGCGACCCCGCGGAGCTCGCGCACGCCTAAGCCCGCCGCCGCGACACGGCGACCGAGCGACGATCTCAGAAAATGCCGAGGGGCGCTGGTCCCGGCTGATGCCGGGACCAGCGCCCCTCGAAATTTCCCTGCGGACGGCCCTCTCTGGGCCGCTTCTCCAGCCGGGTGGAACCGTCAGCCGGCGTTGAAGCTGAACATTGGGACGTCGAAGCAGTTCTTGGTCATGTCGTCGGTCTGAGACGTCCAGCCAGCCTTGCCGGTCGGAGCGCTGTTGGTCCAGCGCACCACGTTCAGGCAGCCGTTGTGGGTCGCCGGCGGGGTGTCGACGACCTTGAAGTTGTGCGGGATGAGCAGGCCGTTCGCGTCATAGGTCGTCGTGCTCATGTAGTTGTCGACGCACTTGCGGGTCAGGTCCGCTCCGCAGGACTTCATCGCGTCCGTCAGCCACATCGCCGAGATGTAGCCCTCGAACATCCACATGCTCATCTTGCCGGCCCGGTCCGGGAAGTACTTCGCGATGGCGTCCCGGTACTTCTTGACCTCCGGGTCATCCACGTTGTTGTAGTTCTCGCTCTGGCTGATCGCGTACAGGTTGTTCAGGCACGTCGGCGTGAACTTGTAGGCCTCGCCGGCCGCGTCCGTCCAGCTCTGGGTGGTGGTGACCTTCGCCTTCAGCGGCATGTTCTGGGCCTGGATCGACTGGCACAGCGCGACGTTGGCGTCGGAGGTCAGCGCGTCGAAGACGAGGTCGACATTCTGGCGCTTCATGTCCAGCACGGCCGCGTCCCAGTTCTGCAGGCCGAGGTTGATCGACTCCTTGACGACCTTGTACCCCTCCTTCTGCAGGCCCGCCGCGATCGAGTCCGCGTACTGCTTGGACGGCCCGATCTCGAAGTACACGACCGCCGCCGTCTTGGCACCGAGCTTCTCCTTGAACCAGCGGTAGTTCTCGGTGCCGGCGTACAGCTTGCCGTCGTAACCCGGCGCCTTGCCGTCCCGCGGGTAGCCGAAGCCACCGTAGATCGAGTACAGGTGCGGGTACTGGTAGTAGGCGGTTCCGGAGACCGGCTCACCGCCGACGTCGGGGACGCCCTTCTGGCTGACGTACGGCGCGCCCGCGTAGTCGAACGACGTCGTGCCGGCGAAGGCGAAGACCTTCTTGTCATCGATCAGGTCGTGGACACAGGTGACGTTGCCGTCGCCGCTGCCCTTGTCGTCGCAGAGCTCGGCGGTGACCTTCCGGCCGTTCACCCCGCCGGCGTCGTTGAGCGCCTTGAAGTAGGCCTGCGCGCCGAAGGTGGTCGCCGAGAAGGTGTCCGCGCCGAGGGGGCTGTTCTTGGCCGCCATCACCCCGACCTTGATCTCGTCCGGGGTGACACCGGTGTCGGACGCCGTGTTGGCGGACGCCCCCTGCGTGGCGCCGCCGGTGTTCCCGGTGTTTCCGGTGTCGCTGCCGTCGTCGTGGACCCGGCTGCCGCACGCGGACAAGGCCAGCGTCGACAGCGCCACAGCGGCGACGAGCGCTCGGGCTCGGATGGACATGCTCTCCCCTGGTGAGTTCCGTGACGCTGTCACGCTATTCCCGCGCCGATACCCCGCCGGCTCCAGCCAACCGGGACGCGGCTCACACCCGCGCGGCGGGCGCGACATCTCGCCGGCTGGCATGGGCCAGCCCGACCGAAGCGGCT of the Pseudofrankia saprophytica genome contains:
- a CDS encoding ABC transporter ATP-binding protein — its product is MTAPDSSSAAIAAGSSASALAAAAAATARAGAPAPDGIELRLTGARAGYGAVEVLHGLDLVIPSGKVTALLGVNGAGKSTTLRVLAGLVSLRSGTLTWRDQVITRMSTVDRARRGLLLVPDERAVFASLSVRDNLLVVAEATGHPDITPALEAFPKLRDRLPQRAGSMSGGERRMLALARALLARPSVLMVDELSLGLSPKVAAELFEWLATVAATGTTVILADQYTDAALGMADLAYVLHRGERSFVGDPAELAHA
- a CDS encoding ABC transporter substrate-binding protein yields the protein MSIRARALVAAVALSTLALSACGSRVHDDGSDTGNTGNTGGATQGASANTASDTGVTPDEIKVGVMAAKNSPLGADTFSATTFGAQAYFKALNDAGGVNGRKVTAELCDDKGSGDGNVTCVHDLIDDKKVFAFAGTTSFDYAGAPYVSQKGVPDVGGEPVSGTAYYQYPHLYSIYGGFGYPRDGKAPGYDGKLYAGTENYRWFKEKLGAKTAAVVYFEIGPSKQYADSIAAGLQKEGYKVVKESINLGLQNWDAAVLDMKRQNVDLVFDALTSDANVALCQSIQAQNMPLKAKVTTTQSWTDAAGEAYKFTPTCLNNLYAISQSENYNNVDDPEVKKYRDAIAKYFPDRAGKMSMWMFEGYISAMWLTDAMKSCGADLTRKCVDNYMSTTTYDANGLLIPHNFKVVDTPPATHNGCLNVVRWTNSAPTGKAGWTSQTDDMTKNCFDVPMFSFNAG